A single window of Bacteroidales bacterium DNA harbors:
- the yidD gene encoding membrane protein insertion efficiency factor YidD, which yields MIKSTIQTFIFFILFNCLSNRTYSQNNFSSDLKLLKHSNFNNYKYNLRKPKFLITKSKIVFIKYNPVSLLLGSMMYIYQKVISPQIMAECIYRPSCSEFSKQLIINFGLLKGVFLTTDRLMRCNQFTIQDINSSNISNKDSKINESTDIYKYR from the coding sequence ATGATAAAATCAACAATTCAGACATTTATTTTTTTTATACTATTTAATTGCTTGTCGAATAGAACATATTCCCAAAACAATTTTTCTTCAGATTTAAAATTACTTAAACATTCTAATTTTAATAACTACAAATACAATTTAAGGAAACCTAAATTCCTTATAACAAAAAGTAAAATAGTTTTTATTAAATACAATCCTGTTTCTTTATTATTAGGTTCAATGATGTATATATATCAAAAAGTAATTTCGCCTCAGATTATGGCTGAATGCATTTATCGCCCGTCGTGTTCTGAATTCAGCAAACAACTGATAATTAATTTCGGTTTGCTTAAAGGAGTTTTTCTTACAACTGACAGATTAATGCGATGCAATCAATTTACCATTCAAGATATAAATTCTTCAAATATCAGCAATAAAGATTCAAAGATTAACGAATCTACTGATATTTACAAATACCGTTAA